In the genome of Tripterygium wilfordii isolate XIE 37 chromosome 19, ASM1340144v1, whole genome shotgun sequence, one region contains:
- the LOC119985756 gene encoding elongation factor 2 — translation MVKFTADELRRIMDLKHNIRNMSVIAHVDHGKSTLTDSLVAAAGIIAQEVAGDVRMTDTRADEAERGITIKSTGISLYYEMSDDSLKSYKGERQGNEYLINLIDSPGHVDFSSEVTAALRITDGALVVVDCIEGVCVQTETVLRQALGERIRPVLTVNKMDRCFLELQVDGEEAYQTFQRVIENANVIMATYEDPLLGDVQVYPEKGTVAFSAGLHGWAFTLTNFAKMYASKFGVDEAKMMERLWGENYFDPATKKWTSKNSGSPTCKRGFVQFCYEPIKQIINTCMNDQKEKLWPMLQKLGVTMKSDEKDLMGKALMKRVMQTWLPASNALLEMMIFHLPSPATAQKYRVENLYEGPMDDQYANAIRNCDPDGPLMLYVSKMIPASDKGRFFAFGRVFAGKVSTGVKVRIMGPNYVPGEKKDLYVKNVQRTVIWMGKRQETVEDVPCGNTVALVGLDQFITKNATLTNEKEVDAHPIRAMKFSVSPVVRVAVQCKVASDLPKLVEGLKRLAKSDPMVVCSIEESGEHIIAGAGELHLEICLKDLQDDFMGGAEIIKSDPVVSFRETVLEKSIRTVMSKSPNKHNRLYMEARPLEEGLAEAIDDGRIGPRDDPKVRSKILSEEFGWDKDLAKKIWCFGPETTGPNMVVDMCKGVQYLNEIKDSVVAGFQWASKEGALAEENMRGICFEVCDVVLHADAIHRGGGQVIPTARRVIYASQLTAKPRLLEPVYLVEIQAPEQALGGIYSVLNQKRGHVFEEMQRPGTPLYNIKAYLPVVESFGFSGTLRAATSGQAFPQCVFDHWDMMMSDPMDPTSQAGTLVHDIRKRKGLKEQMTPLSEFEDKL, via the coding sequence TCATTGCTCAAGAAGTTGCCGGTGATGTACGTATGACTGACACCCGAGCGGATGAGGCTGAGCGCGGCATTACAATTAAGTCAACTGGTATATCTCTTTACTATGAGATGAGTGATGATTCGTTGAAGAGCTACAAGGGGGAAAGACAAGGCAATGAGTACCTCATCAATCTCATCGACTCTCCTGGGCACGTGGACTTCTCATCTGAAGTCACAGCCGCACTTCGTATCACTGATGGTGCACTTGTGGTGGTTGATTGTATTGAGGGGGTTTGTGTCCAGACAGAAACTGTTCTCCGGCAGGCCCTTGGTGAAAGGATCAGGCCTGTCTTGACCGTAAACAAGATGGACAGGTGTTTTCTTGAGCTGCAGGTTGATGGAGAGGAGGCTTACCAAACTTTCCAGAGGGTAATTGAGAATGCGAATGTCATCATGGCTACTTATGAAGATCCACTTCTTGGTGATGTTCAGGTCTACCCTGAGAAAGGAACAGTTGCTTTCTCTGCTGGATTGCATGGTTGGGCTTTTACTCTAACCAACTTCGCCAAGATGTATGCATCCAAGTTTGGTGTTGATGAGGCAAAGATGATGGAAAGGCTTTGGGGTGAGAACTACTTTGACCCAGCAACGAAAAAGTGGACCAGCAAGAACTCTGGCTCTCCTACTTGCAAGCGTGGTTTTGTACAGTTCTGCTATGAACCCATCAAGCAGATTATCAACACTTGCATGAACGACCAGAAAGAGAAGCTTTGGCCTATGTTGCAGAAGCTTGGTGTTACCATGAAGTCTGATGAGAAGGACTTGATGGGGAAGGCACTGATGAAGCGTGTCATGCAAACCTGGCTCCCAGCAAGTAATGCCCTACTGGAAATGATGATATTTCACCTTCCCTCTCCTGCCACGGCTCAAAAGTACCGTGTTGAAAACTTGTACGAGGGTCCCATGGATGATCAGTATGCCAATGCTATTAGGAATTGTGACCCCGACGGTCCACTCATGCTTTATGTATCAAAGATGATTCCTGCTTCTGACAAAGGTAGATTCTTTGCTTTTGGTCGTGTATTCGCTGGAAAGGTTTCGACAGGTGTGAAAGTTCGGATCATGGGTCCAAACTACGTCCCTGGTGAGAAGAAAGACTTGTATGTTAAGAATGTGCAGAGAACTGTTATCTGGATGGGCAAGAGACAAGAAACTGTTGAAGATGTTCCGTGTGGTAACACAGTGGCACTGGTTGGCTTGGATCAGTTTATTACCAAGAATGCTACCTTGACAAATGAGAAGGAAGTTGATGCTCACCCAATCCGTGCTATGAAGTTCTCTGTTTCACCGGTCGTTCGTGTCGCTGTTCAGTGCAAGGTTGCTTCTGACCTTCCTAAGCTTGTTGAAGGTTTGAAACGTTTGGCCAAGTCAGATCCTATGGTTGTTTGTAGCATTGAAGAGTCTGGAGAGCACATTATTGCTGGTGCAGGAGAGCTCCATCTTGAGATCTGTTTGAAGGATCTGCAGGATGATTTCATGGGTGGTGCTGAGATTATCAAGTCTGATCCTGTTGTGTCATTCCGTGAAACAGTGCTCGAGAAGTCCATCCGCACTGTGATGAGCAAATCCCCTAACAAGCATAATCGTCTCTACATGGAAGCACGTCCCTTAGAGGAGGGTCTTGCTGAGGCAATTGATGACGGCCGTATTGGTCCACGTGATGATCCCAAGGTTCGTTCTAAGATATTGTCTGAGGAGTTTGGGTGGGACAAGGATCTTGCCAAGAAAATTTGGTGTTTTGGACCTGAGACAACTGGCCCGAACATGGTGGTTGATATGTGTAAGGGGGTTCAGTATCTGAATGAAATTAAGGACTCTGTTGTTGCCGGCTTCCAGTGGGCATCTAAGGAAGGTGCATTGGCTGAGGAGAATATGAGGGGTATCTGTTTTGAAGTCTGTGATGTTGTTCTTCACGCTGATGCTATCCACAGAGGTGGTGGTCAGGTCATTCCAACTGCCAGGAGAGTTATTTATGCTTCCCAGCTAACTGCCAAGCCCAGGCTGCTTGAGCCTGTCTATCTGGTTGAGATCCAGGCCCCAGAACAGGCTCTTGGTGGTATTTACAGTGTTCTTAACCAGAAACGTGGTCATGTCTTTGAAGAAATGCAGAGGCCTGGAACCCCACTCTATAACATCAAGGCTTACCTTCCTGTGGTAGAGTCGTTTGGTTTCTCTGGCACTTTGAGGGCTGCAACCTCGGGTCAGGCTTTCCCTCAGTGTGTATTTGATCATTGGGATATGATGATGTCAGATCCAATGGATCCCACATCACAGGCTGGAACTCTTGTTCATGATATCCGTAAGAGGAAGGGATTGAAGGAGCAGATGACCCCTCTCTCAGAGTTCGAGGACAAGCTGTAA